Below is a window of Drosophila bipectinata strain 14024-0381.07 chromosome XR, DbipHiC1v2, whole genome shotgun sequence DNA.
ataccaaattttataaggatcggccgactatatcctatagctgccatttaactgaacgatcggaaatgacccaactttcgtgtttttttcgtgaagatagaaagctggaactttctacagattatatttttggtcagttaatccgacctaccaaattttataacgaccggctgactatatcttatagctgccatttaactgaacgatcggaaatgggttttggtagatatatcaactttggtatttttgaagatagaagttttggacttttttttagattttatattataataaatttggttatattatcatattctcataaggatcggccaactatatccgatttttgcgatatatatccggttttagctgcaagggtatataaacttcggctccccccaaagttagcttttctttcttgtttttttttaattttttatacaaattaagCAAAAAAGCATGAGATAAGTCTTACAAAATAGGCTAGTTTACTATAAAAGCCATTGAGAATCGATATAGTGCTTAAGATTACAGAGATCGGTCTTTCACTAATCTTACAGAAAACAGATTCACAATAAAGGTTTCGATGTTTCCTCCTTAAAATATGAATTTCTTCAAAAGCGCATAAAAGTGCACTTTCTAATTTCACTCATatgaataaaatcaaaatcaatttattttaaaaatttttattttgttcattAATCTTTCACTTTTATCGTTTTTAAAACAGCACTCAAAAACTAAAATTGCAAGCTCAAGTATGTAAGCGTCAACATCAACAATGTTTTCAACAGCACTAAAAGTGCACTGATctaaagcagtggtcggcagggcCCTATTCCAGGGGCaaaggaaatttctctgcccgagctctgcagTACATACAGTTTAACTAAAATTTGATTTCATAACTTAtatgtaatatatataatataataaacaatatatgACGGCTTATGGCTTGCCAGGTTCTCACGAACTCTTAGAACGTAAGCATTCCCACCCTCGCAAGCTTGAGTAAGATATAAACAAATTTCCCCTATCTGACCGCCAActgcaaaaacaataaacatcCAAATTGATCACGCCACCGAGGCTCCCCGTTTTGGGAGAGTCGGAATGAGGACGAAGAAAATGAATGTATTAGCTTATAACTCCAACATTTAATAAAGTTACGTTTCTTATATCGCAACTGGTACTGTGTTGTTAATttacacagtataaatgtacGAAACGTCATTCTcgcagcctactttctgctgtTCGTTACTAATCCttatgcattaaaatcatatcaatgtattgatcagtgccgaccactgatctaaagtttttatttatatttttttatacttttttttaaataatttctttttaattacatttgttctttgataaaaaaagtataaatggcacgatttatttataagaagtaataaatttttaaatatacattAGCTAAGCCGGGTAAGCTTTGGAAACCTGCCAAagtgattttaaaataatatttgctaCTTGGAAGGGTGACAAAAAAAGCGGTAGCACAAACTACGCAATGCGGGATAATAAGGGATGTAAAAGGcatttcaacaaaaattacTCATACATAGTGAGTGAATCATGGCAGATGCATATGTTTCAATATAtcaaaaaccataaaaaaggTCCTTTTTCTATTCCATCCTTTTACTTCCTGATGCTCTTATTTTTAACCTCTGACATTCGCATCTAATACATCTCATTTTCATGCACCACATTTTCTTTAAGCCTCTAATTTTGTACATTTTAAAAACCACTGccatattatatattataattaattttaaccGTCAAAATATTGGAAACACTGGGTAAACCCATAAGtatgatttttgatttgtaaAGTAGTAAAATAGTAAAGTAATATAAGGAACGAAAACAAATGCAAAGCAATatataaagattaaaaaaaattcattctATCAGACTCATTTCAGGTGATCTTGCAATAGATAGTATGGGAGACATCGGCTGGCATGTAGAAAATGAGCCACCCTTCTCGTTAATATGCCTATACCTATGCGTAAAATGCATATTCGAAACTATTTTAAATCACTAAGGACTTCTTCCAGGCTTACCGAGCTTAGCCCTTTTAAGCAAATAGGGAGACCAAGATTGACTCGGTAATGAGAGTTCCCTTAGTGAAGATAACAAAATTGGTTTTGATGGGTGTCTGGAGGATACCGGCTCTGCTACCAATCGTCGTCGACGTCATTGGAGATATGAAGTAGAAAGGAAGTCTGGAAACCCTGTAGCTTGCGTCGGCAGTTCCTACTCAGCGGATTGTTGCGCAAGTCTACGGAAACCAAACTGTCACTAGCTATACCATCGTCGGTGTCGATCTCTGCATGGAAAAGAATTGTTAAATTACTAAAATGCACACGAACTAGCGACTCCTACCCAGGATGGCGTTATTCTTGGCATCCAGACTAGTAAGGCTCGGCAGCTTCCAAACCACCTGCGGCAAAACAATAAACGAGTTGTGGGATATGTTGAGCCTAGCTAGTGCGCTCAGGCTGGCAAATTCATCCGGTAATCTCGTCAGCTTATTTTCTGAGAGGTTGAGATCTGGacatataatttaaaattaatagatCACACTGACTTTGGATACAAAGAAACCAACCTGTGATGGCGCTAAACTTCATAGAGAACTTGGGCATGACACTCTTGAGAACATTGCCACTCAGGTCGCAGGTTTTTAATTGTGTATTTCTCATCAGGTGGTACACTGCATCTGGTATTTGCACTAGCTCGCATTTGGACAAATCTGGATTGAAATcggaaaatacaatttttttaagccacTAATTCAactaaaatactttttttataatatacatacatacatacatatgtcaGAATTAATTTAGTGTAATTTCTCATACgcataaattgaaaaatataggATTTCTATGTTGAACATAAGAGACATTTCTCCTGGTCAATAAATTCGAATATTTTTGTAGTACTTGACTTTTAGTTTGGTGAAAtaaatcccaaaaaattgaagtaaaaaaaaaaaatatttttaaaattaagctTTAAGTTTTCTGAATTTTACCTTAACATTATAAGTTAGTTTAACCAAGCCAAATCTTAAGTATGTGCAcctaattttgtttttaagtacaCCGTGTAGTCACTATTACGAGGTGAAAAATCATATATGTATTTCTGCGAAAATGTACAATACCatacatgtacatatgtataaatatactatacatataaatgtattttttatatacatatatagtatgtatgtaaatatgtTCAAACGTTTCGATTaacaatttccatttttttttactatggAAATAAAAGCAACTTGATACATATTAcatatttgtttaattattttggtTCTATGTGTAATATTTACCCAAGTTGCCCTCTTCTGCAGCATTTTCGCACCTCTGAATAACCTTTACCACCAAGTGCGCCATCGAGTTTCTCTAATCCTAAATTTCGCACAGCTGATCGCAAAAGATTTTGCCAACCTCCTCTTCCTAACACATCTAACAGTTGGTCAACACTAGGGTTGCTGacaatatatgaaaatatctacatacatatacatcgATATTCAAAACTGAGCACGTAACCAAACCGGACTATACATCAGTATGTATTTCCAAAATTTCTCAACAAAGGGAGAACAAGGTTTCACCTCACACGCCGTTTATGCAGTGCCAAAACCcgaattgtttaaaaatttttcgaagtccattaaatcatttttttttcaaactgtAATTGTTGCTATTTAGGTTCGTCGATATTtgtgataaaaaaaatcacaatcTTTTTAGCATAAACCATTTTAGCATCGGTCACAGTTGCggtaataaaatcatttttttttaaataaaaatttaaatactacATATCCATGTcggtaataaaataatttttttttaataaaaatttaaatgataCATATCCATTATAATATCACTGTCATAATATATGTTATAGTTTCCTTTAATAAGTCCCtattctttttataaattatagtCTACAACTAAAAACAATACATTTTTCGATAGCTTTTCTTGTAATcgataaataaatatagagTGCgcgaaattaaaacttttcttttcGATTTGAAAAAGTACCATGAATAAACAAATATGAATAtgttatacatacatagattGAAGAGCACAGATTCACAGATACAATTTTTCAGCGTTAAAAACTCGGAAATTTTGTGTGACGCAAtaacttatatatttttttttgttgaacaTTGTCGAAATAAATACGTAAATAACTGTTTCTCAAATTGGTTACaacttatataaaataaaatgatctCGCTGTTTGGCAATATGTGATATATAAACTTGAAATCATGAAAGTTATCTTTCTTTGTTCGAATTGAAAGCGACGCACTGGCAATGCAATTCCGCGACGCATTATGAATGAGGGGGTGGTCaacagagaaagagagagaaagcGAGGCGTGGGGTGGCGGATAATCAAATCATAGGGCAGTACGCAATAGCCAAAATGGGTTCTTCCCATACTACGTACTACGACTTGGCTATGAGATTTGTTTGAGAAACTGATTCGTTGGCAATGATGGGGTGATGGAATGCTTACCCAAATTGTGGTTTTCCTTAGCGTCCTCGCATCTCTGTACCACACGGATGACCCCTTGACCTGCTATAGGGGGAAAGGTGTATGTGCCGCCGATACGGGCAATGTGCGCCGGAATGGGCCGGTCGTTTGTGTTTCCCTCATCTGTGTCGGACCTGGCACCGTCTGGCCCCCCGGAGCTGGCGTTGTTTCTGTTACCATTATTATCATTGGGATCGTTGTTGCCGCCGCCACTGTCGCCGTTTGTGTTAGGCGGGATGTTTGTGATATCATTGCCAAAAGGCCGCATTTCTGATTTCTTGGTTTTCTTTCCGCGCACTGCTTTTCCAGATTCAAATTAACCACGGAGCTCACTGATAGAATCActcaaaaaaatatcgataactATTGCTTGCGTAAGCCTTTCCAGTTAAGTTCGAACTACGGTATAATATTTTCCGTTACTCCACAACCAACTGATCGTGGCTCTCCTGCGGAttgtaatattaaaaatgcttTTTACTTTCGGTTTTTATAGCACGGAAGAAGAAAGAAAAACTGCGCataacaaaacaaatgaaaaataaaatggcacgaaaaacaaaaatataatacacaAATTGGCAGTACGCGCGAAATGCCAGAAGACCGATACTCTACTCTATGTTTAGCTTGAATATTgatagttttaaataaatctaaGTTTAATGACTTCTTTTTAAATTGAGACTTTTATAAATGGAGAATATACGGCGGATAGAGTTTatattgcaataaaaaaattcacttaggtgaaaaaattgtatgaaaagtgataacaattttttagtttttattcgGGACGATTAACTCGATTTGAAAACCAATTATTGAATaccgtttttttatatttcataCTATCCTCAGTAATAAGACAGAATAAGTATGAATAAGTGAcatgttataaaaaaaatttttaaataaatatattaaagtatCAAATCGTTGACTTCTATTTCAAAAATCACCGTAGTTTCTACTATGTACAAAAGCTTTTTGATAAGAACGGCAAGGATTGCTTTCCTCTGACAGAAATTCTAGGCATTGGGCGTACCGAGTATTGGATCGTGGAAACGGCACTCGTAGAGTATCACTGAACGAACCAAAACGTCTTGTCATCGGAAGAGCAATAGCCTCCGATATAAACAGTCTATCTTTCTCTTGCCATTCTGTCTACGTATTCTGTCAAAATGTAAAAGTTCAATGCAAAAAGAGAGCCCCCAAGAGAGAGCTGGAGACTTATCACTCGGAATCGGTCTATACAATCGAAGGTCCAATACAAGAAATATCTGTTTGGAAACGTacacatgtatgtacatatatatgtgcATTATCGACTTTTACGCATCTCCCATTCGGATACCGGAATCTCTATTGTTTTCAGtggaaacaaataaaaataattttattattttggggaCATTGGAGGCGCCAATACCATGGTTTTACGTAATATTTAACCTCTGGATATATAGAAATTACAATACGTTTTTGAAATTATAACCAATATACgctttttatgtttttatttttacatttcaGTAACAATCAATGGGTATTagaattttaacatttttaattaggCTAGATATTGTCTTTTAAAAGACGAAGCCTCAAATAGATAAGCCAaactttaagtttttaattagtctttttgcaaaattttaatataattcgATGTCcgtgaatttttgttttccagcAGGCGTAGAAGATGTATAAATTTGTTAATATGGCTCTAAAAGTCCAAAATATTTgggaaaaaaagttttaattggGGAAACTCCCGATTTTTATATAGAAAAGAACAAACCTGAACAAATATGGTAAAATAATCTTCTAACAAGAATAatcaaaaatggaatttttgttttgtatggGAACGGACTCAAAACTGATTTATGGCGCTATTTCCGATTAAATTAAGTgaaatgtatatacatatgtataagacaaaagaaagaaaatacatacatatgtatatgcttgtaagtaaaaattttccaccaattaatgaaaaataggTACGatttcaatataaaaaaatgacacCTTTAAAGGTAATTATCATTCTGCTTTAAAGCTTTTCATTTAACTTTGCAAGTTCGATCGAAGCTTTTTACATGGCTTGATGTTCGGCCTTATAAGAAGTACGTTATCTACATTTCAAGTAAAGATACACAGCCATGAGCATTTACTGTAAGAAATATCTttctttatgtatgtaagttaCGAATAATAACCCGGGAatattatacatatgtatgtatgtacataaaatcaattttataatttttttaaatttttaaatatagatatatatgttttgtattcATTTTTGATAACAATAAACAAGTTTTAAGAATATTTCTCGGCTTATTGCaaaaccttttaaaaatagttttataaaGTCAAATGTTTGAAATAGTGTAGTGTAAATACTGCGCTTTTAGGTGAACATATTCACTTgttctttttttcaaaagtattaaatttttatgtcCTTACTAACTCTTCCTAGCTTAATATATTACAATTAGCTTAATATTTACTAATTattcgtttctcgagcgcccctcggtcgtctgggcctccgagctttatgatgaatacagaaaTGCTAGATGATGATCTagttgatgcacaagccatttcaaattctgaaagaccacgaaaaaaaaaaaaagagtcaacTTACTCATATTGCTCACTTGCTCATTGCTCAGATGTTCACTGGTTGTTCA
It encodes the following:
- the Sclp gene encoding leucine-rich repeat-containing protein 20 isoform X1 — translated: MRPFGNDITNIPPNTNGDSGGGNNDPNDNNGNRNNASSGGPDGARSDTDEGNTNDRPIPAHIARIGGTYTFPPIAGQGVIRVVQRCEDAKENHNLDLSKCELVQIPDAVYHLMRNTQLKTCDLSGNVLKSVMPKFSMKFSAITDLNLSENKLTRLPDEFASLSALARLNISHNSFIVLPQVVWKLPSLTSLDAKNNAILEIDTDDGIASDSLVSVDLRNNPLSRNCRRKLQGFQTSFLLHISNDVDDDW
- the Sclp gene encoding leucine-rich repeat-containing protein 20 isoform X3, encoding MRNTQLKTCDLSGNVLKSVMPKFSMKFSAITDLNLSENKLTRLPDEFASLSALARLNISHNSFIVLPQVVWKLPSLTSLDAKNNAILEIDTDDGIASDSLVSVDLRNNPLSRNCRRKLQGFQTSFLLHISNDVDDDW
- the Sclp gene encoding leucine-rich repeat-containing protein 20 isoform X2; its protein translation is MAHLVVKVIQRCENAAEEGNLDLSKCELVQIPDAVYHLMRNTQLKTCDLSGNVLKSVMPKFSMKFSAITDLNLSENKLTRLPDEFASLSALARLNISHNSFIVLPQVVWKLPSLTSLDAKNNAILEIDTDDGIASDSLVSVDLRNNPLSRNCRRKLQGFQTSFLLHISNDVDDDW